The segment CCCATCAGAAAGATCTCGTCGTCAGCAGCATCGGCGTGTTTAAAGATGTCGCCTTCTTGGATGAATTGAAAAGTTTGGCGGAGTCCAACGGCACACATATCTTCTTGCCATCCGGTGCAATCGGTGGATTAGACGTCTTGCAGTCGGCGAAAGCGGCTGGTGGGTTAGAGCGTGTCCAGATTACGACACGGAAATCTCCCGCATCGCTCGGGATTGAATCGGACGAAGAAAAGGTGCTATTCGAAGGCTCCGCATATCAAGCCGTCGAGAAATTCCCGAAGAATGTCAACGTAGCATTGGTGCTCGCACTTGCTGGCATTGGAGTCGAGAAAACGAAAGTGCGCGTCATCGTTGATCCGGCCGTTGAACGGAATACCCACACGATCGAAGCGGAAGGGGATTTTGGAAAGATGCAGCTGCAAGTCGAAAACAATCCGATGCCAAGCAACCCGAAAACGAGCCTGCTCGCTGCTTTAAGTATTCTGGCGGTATTGCAGAACAAAGACCAGGCTTTGCAGATCGGGAACTGAATTCTTGTTCTGAACGTAAAAAAATAGCCGGATTTGTTTAAATAACCCTGCTGAAATGGAGGGAATAGATAGGATTTATCCAATTGATTTTAGTAAAACCTATTTAGAATTTAAGTGTAAGCAATTTGCTTTGAATCATTTCTTTTATTAAAGCATCTCATTTTTCAAAAAAGTGAAAGCGACAGCTGGACGCATTGCATGTCCGGCTGTCGCTTTTTTAATCGGGTTGAATCCCCGTTTCTGAATGAGTTATCTCAAATAGCTTTCGATAAACTGCAGGGCATCTTACATAGATTATCTGATTTATTTCTTTTGTCTTTGCTTTAAAATAATAAAAGCCGTAACGGTTCCTCCAACTAACCCGTCGATCATATCAATCATGGTGTCATCCGGGTTCCGTCCTTGGATCGTAAAGTTGAGCAATTTATCTCCAGCGAACTCCATCAATTCCCAGACCGCTGCAGAAGCAAGCGAAAAACAAATGATGTAAAGGCCGATAAAAGCATTTGGGAGCCGGGCTGTCAACTGTTCTCCCAGCATTTTCTGCAGGATAATCCAGCTTCCAACCGCCAACATGACTCCTGATGCAATATGAAGAAAATCATCAAAATGCGGAATATCATAAAAACCGCCAAAAGTACCCAGTCCCACTGAAATAAAGATAAAACCATAAACGATGTTCACAAAAAAGCTCGGCAGCGAATGTTTAAGCCGTCTTTGCGCAAAAGCGATTGCCCCCATCAGTATGAGTGTGAAAATGCCCATCATCACTTTTGTGTTTTCTCCACTGGCAAACATATAACCCGTACCAATGGCCAACAAAATGAACACACTCCACCAAACGGTTCTTTCCCCTGTTTCCCCGTGTCCGTTCTTCAATAATTCCATCTACGTTCATCCTTTCGAAAACCTTTTAAAAAATGCCCTATTGAATCATTTTACTTCATATCCAGCTCAAAGGGGTTGATTTACTATTGAACCAGGATTTACTGGCGCTGTCATTTGGGCTTTTAAACTTCAATGGAATCACAATTGCAATACCTCTAAGGTCCGGAAAGCGGCTCCAGTTACCGGCTCGATTTTGACGGAAACCCGCAACACCTGAAATTTAAGAGTAAATTCCGGGGAAAAGGGTATGTATTATAAGGTAGGGCTAAAAAAGTCCAGCGAGTGAGTATCAAACGGATTTTTGTTTGGTATGGACACTGGCCATAAAATATGTGCTCCTGTCACTCCTTTACATCGCTGAGCTATTGTTTAACAGGATGGCAAATGGTTTGATGCGGGCGTTGAATTGTTGGAAATTACTAGGTAGACAGTATTTCCAAGCTTGCCGTTATTGCTAAAAAAACGGCGGTGACGGAAGAATTATATGGAGCAGCATTTCGAATAATAAAAAAATGGAGTGGATGAAACACATGGAAAATGTCATCATTAGTTATTTTAAAGTGGAAAGCGAAGCTTATCAGGCGTTATCGGATTTGAAGAAAGCCAGTACGTTCAATGAGAATTTTACGTTGTCACAAGTGGTATTATTAAAAAAATCAAATGAACAAATTATAATGCAGGATGGATTCGACACAGGCAAACGGACGCAAAATGACACGTGGAAAGGCGGGTTAATCGGTACGCTTGTTGGAATTTTAGGCGGTCCGCTTGGCATGCTGCTTGGGTTCGGGATTGGGTCAGTGGTCGGAATGGCCAAAGATACAGGCGAAGCCAGGGAAGAATCGAACCTCATTACAGCGCTCTCTACCCGGATGAAAGAAGGGGAAGTGGCAATTGTGGCAATCGCCCAAGAGCAGACTGAAGAATCCTATAATCTGATTTTAGAGAAGTACGGTGCGGTAACAGTGCGTTACAGTGCCAACGATATCCAGGAAGAAGTGGAACATGCTCAGAATGTAGAGAAAAATCTCCAGGACCGGGCAAAAGAAGAAATGCGGCAGAAACGTTCTGACTATCGCAAATAAAAGCCGAAGAATAACGCAGCAAATTCAAGGAACAGTTGGAAAACCTCCAAAAGCGGGTTTCTTCCACATACTAAGCTAGAACAAGCAATCTAAATATAGAAGACTCCAACCCCCTGTTTAAACTTTTCATGGAAACAGGGGGTTGGAGTCTTTGTTTTTAAAAGCCTTATGGCGGCACTTGTTAATTGAGCTGTCCAGTTTAAGTGCGTCATTGTTCGGTTTGATTGCTTAATAGGGTGAGTTGATTGTGGGAGCGGCATCCCATAAAGTGAAGGAGAATTAAGATGGAATTCGAAAAAAAATTATAGGAAAGATTTTAACGCCTTGAAGTAGTTTCTAAGGTGAAATTGGAATAAATAACGGGAATATTAGAAGCAGCGGAGTACTCGAAGGGCGGGATGTCCATGATTCCGGAGAAGACATTGGATTCCCATGATAAAGATGTAGAAGAACGGGCCACTGTCCAATTTGTAAAACCAAATTAAGGTTTGGAGGGTGTGATCAAAAATGAAGATTAACCATCAAAGACTAATGGATCTGCTTGATGAATTGAACCAGATCACTTCAGAAGGTGAAGGGATCACACGCCTTGCTTACACGAAACAAGAAAAATCGGCGTTGGACTGGTTCATCGAAAAATGTGAGCAGTATTCCATTAGAACGCACCGCGATGCTATCGGCAATGTATTCGGGACCATCGGACCGGAAGCTGAAAAAGGGCTTTTGATCGGTTCACATCTTGATACCGTGAAAAACGGCGGAAAATACGACGGCGCACTTGGTGTAGTAGCTGGGTTGGAAATATTGATCACGCTGTTGGAGAACGGTGCTCAATTAGAGAAGCCGGTGACGGTCGTTTCGTTCCGCGGTGAAGAAGCGAATATTCTGGGCGGCACATTCGGCAGCCGTGCATTTTGCGGAACCATCGAATTTGATGAAGATTTTGTCAAACGACTGGAAAGTACGCCTTTCAGCCTCCAGCAAGTGAAAGAGACCGTCGGAGCAGAACGGTACAGCAATTACTTGGAGCTCCACATCGAACAAGGGAAAAAGTTGGAGAACAATGGTGCGGACATCGGAGTCGTCCATGCGATTGCGGGCATCAAGCGGCTGGACGTCACTGTCCACGGGGAAGCTGCGCATTCCGGGACAATAGGAATGGAAGAGCGGAACGATGCGCTCATCAGCACGGCAAAAATCCTGCTGGAATTCGAGCGTCTCGTCAAAATGTATGGTGAACCGAATGTCGGGACAGTCGGCGAATTGTATGTGCATCCGAATTTGCCGAACGTCGTGCCGGGGCAAGTGGATTTCACCCTCGAAGTCAGAGGGACGGATATGGAGACCATGCGTGAAATAGCGGAGCGGTTTTCGGACTATGCCTCCACTTACCACCAGGTGGCCATCAAGCCGAATATCGAAAAGCACCCATCCGATTTGTCGGAAAAAATAGTTGCCACAGTGGAGCAAGTTTGCAGAGAAGCTGGCATGGGTTACCGGGTGATGATGAGCGGCGCGAACCACGATGCGAATTCACTGGCGGCCGTCATGGATTCCGGGATCATCTTCATCCCGTGCGTGAACGGTGTCAGCCATAACCCGAAAGAACGTGTAGAAGCAGCCGATATTGAGAAAGGTGCAAATGTGCTGTTCAGAAGTGCATTGAGCTTGTTGAAATGATTCATTTCCCTTCTGTGAGATTATCGATGGAAATTTGATGATGCCGGGAAAAGTCATTCTGCCGATTTGGCAGCTGATTATTTTTCAATGAAATGGCCGGATAATGAAGAAGGATAAACTTAGGCGCATAAATAGAGAGTGATGTTACTGCATGTAATAATTACTGGAAATGAAAGACGGGCACCGTTTCAACTTTGAAACGGTGCCCGTCTTTTTTGCTGGGAATAAGAAAGATGACATCCATGATAGAAAATAAGCTATCTTTGACTTTATTTTTACTAATCAATTTCATCACGGTTTTCATCGAAAACATCCGCCATGGAATAAGCAATCTGGATCCTATTCGGCTTGAAATAGATTTTGTGGTCGAACACGCCGCTGCCTCCTATGAAGAATGCAGTAGCATCGTTTCTTTCTGCAATGTCTTCCAACTGTTCAAACAAATGAAGATTGTGCTGGAACGGCGTAGCGGTTGTTGCGGATAACAGAATTTTCTGTGGCTGCAATCGCTGCACTAAGTATTCAATCGACGACAACTTCGGGGAAGGTCCAGCTGCAATCGTTTGCCATCCATGCATCATCGCTTGGAGCAAAATAATGTGCAAGGGGATTTCATGCGTTTCGTGGGGCAAGCAGCACCCGAGCATGAGAGGAGACCCTTCCGCTAAATCAAAGTTTCTTCGGATTTGGACCAAGAAATCACGGACGGCCAAACTGGTGATGGTTTCTTGGCTTTCATCCCATTTTCCGCTTGCCCATAAATCCCCGATTTCCCGCATCAACGGCTGGACCGTAGTGCTTAAGAATTTCTCCAAGCCATAACGGTGAAGGGCTTGCTTTAATAACAGCAATAAACCGGCCTCATCGTAAATAGCGCCTTTCTCTAAAAGGGCCAGCACATCTTCGCTTAAAGGCATTTTAGGAACGGGATTTGGAGCTTGATGCGAATGGAACAAATGCAGTGCTTCTTTCATTGAATGGCCTTGGTCCCGCAATCTGCAAACTTTCATCAATGTGCCCACATCTTCGCATGTGTACAACCTATAGCCATTTCTATGCCGTTTCGGGCAGATCAGTCCATAGCGCTGTTCCCATTTGCGGATCACTTGCGGAGATAAACCAGTAAGTTCAGAAACTTCTTTTACAAGAAGACGATGCTCTTGGTTTGTTTTCATTGTGCCGGGCCTCTTTTCTTCGAAGAAATCCTAGTATTTCTTATATACTTACCTTATACTAATGCTATATAAACATTATACAAAAATTACGCATAGAATGTTTCAAACCGATTGTGATGGGTATAAAAGGTAATAATACACTGTGCTTCTATGGTTAACTGTAAAATGTTTTGGCCAAACCTTGTACAAGTGAAGCGTTAGACTAAAAGTAGAATCGAGGAGATTCATTTGAAAAAAAGTGTTAGTGTCATCGGGGCAGGCGTGGCCGGGCTTGCGAGTGCTTGCCGACTGCAGTGTGCTGGATACGAAGTTACCTTATATGAAAAAGAAGCCATGGCTGGCGGAAAGATGAACCGAATCCAACAAGACGGTTATCAGTTTGACTTAGGGCCAACTATTGTCATG is part of the Planococcus shenhongbingii genome and harbors:
- the nadX gene encoding aspartate dehydrogenase, with amino-acid sequence MNIGIIGTGNIASYLLEQINHSHLANGRVTAIFGRNQEVGQQLSEQFEADFYTDLQGFLGLPLDIVVEAATVEAAKIYLKDVVAHQKDLVVSSIGVFKDVAFLDELKSLAESNGTHIFLPSGAIGGLDVLQSAKAAGGLERVQITTRKSPASLGIESDEEKVLFEGSAYQAVEKFPKNVNVALVLALAGIGVEKTKVRVIVDPAVERNTHTIEAEGDFGKMQLQVENNPMPSNPKTSLLAALSILAVLQNKDQALQIGN
- a CDS encoding DUF1269 domain-containing protein, with translation MKHMENVIISYFKVESEAYQALSDLKKASTFNENFTLSQVVLLKKSNEQIIMQDGFDTGKRTQNDTWKGGLIGTLVGILGGPLGMLLGFGIGSVVGMAKDTGEAREESNLITALSTRMKEGEVAIVAIAQEQTEESYNLILEKYGAVTVRYSANDIQEEVEHAQNVEKNLQDRAKEEMRQKRSDYRK
- a CDS encoding M20 family metallo-hydrolase → MKINHQRLMDLLDELNQITSEGEGITRLAYTKQEKSALDWFIEKCEQYSIRTHRDAIGNVFGTIGPEAEKGLLIGSHLDTVKNGGKYDGALGVVAGLEILITLLENGAQLEKPVTVVSFRGEEANILGGTFGSRAFCGTIEFDEDFVKRLESTPFSLQQVKETVGAERYSNYLELHIEQGKKLENNGADIGVVHAIAGIKRLDVTVHGEAAHSGTIGMEERNDALISTAKILLEFERLVKMYGEPNVGTVGELYVHPNLPNVVPGQVDFTLEVRGTDMETMREIAERFSDYASTYHQVAIKPNIEKHPSDLSEKIVATVEQVCREAGMGYRVMMSGANHDANSLAAVMDSGIIFIPCVNGVSHNPKERVEAADIEKGANVLFRSALSLLK
- a CDS encoding MerR family transcriptional regulator; protein product: MKTNQEHRLLVKEVSELTGLSPQVIRKWEQRYGLICPKRHRNGYRLYTCEDVGTLMKVCRLRDQGHSMKEALHLFHSHQAPNPVPKMPLSEDVLALLEKGAIYDEAGLLLLLKQALHRYGLEKFLSTTVQPLMREIGDLWASGKWDESQETITSLAVRDFLVQIRRNFDLAEGSPLMLGCCLPHETHEIPLHIILLQAMMHGWQTIAAGPSPKLSSIEYLVQRLQPQKILLSATTATPFQHNLHLFEQLEDIAERNDATAFFIGGSGVFDHKIYFKPNRIQIAYSMADVFDENRDEID